A genome region from Tolypothrix sp. PCC 7712 includes the following:
- a CDS encoding phage holin family protein: MLGPFLTAIATALSLLIVDLVVPGVNIANFPAAIIAALVIGLINGSVKPVLSTLSMPLNFLSFGAFSLVVNGICFAIAAALVPGFSAHGILAFILGPVILSFANTFINNYFAEKNLALGSGNANNKGELPSS, translated from the coding sequence TTTGAGTCTATTAATAGTAGATTTAGTTGTACCAGGCGTTAATATTGCTAATTTCCCTGCCGCAATAATTGCAGCATTAGTGATTGGTTTGATTAATGGCTCAGTTAAGCCAGTACTTTCTACCTTATCTATGCCGCTTAATTTCTTAAGCTTTGGTGCTTTTTCGCTGGTAGTTAACGGCATTTGTTTCGCTATAGCAGCAGCCTTAGTTCCTGGTTTTTCTGCTCACGGAATTCTCGCTTTTATTTTGGGGCCAGTAATTCTCTCTTTTGCTAACACCTTCATTAACAACTACTTTGCAGAAAAGAACCTGGCTTTAGGTAGTGGAAATGCAAATAACAAGGGAGAATTACCCTCCAGCTAA
- a CDS encoding YqaE/Pmp3 family membrane protein yields the protein MKLTRLLLGLLLPPVGVFLEVGIGPTLIINILLTLLGWLPGSIHAVWVIAKHEEQLNRQDGIY from the coding sequence ATGAAATTAACACGCTTACTTCTTGGTCTGTTGTTACCCCCCGTAGGAGTTTTTCTAGAAGTTGGTATTGGCCCAACTCTGATCATTAACATCTTGCTCACATTGTTAGGTTGGCTTCCCGGTAGTATTCATGCAGTTTGGGTAATTGCCAAGCATGAGGAGCAATTAAACAGACAGGATGGCATCTACTAA
- the petJ gene encoding cytochrome c6 PetJ, whose amino-acid sequence MKKQLNKLIKLLLITCLSLTSIFTSSAHAADLVNGAQIFEVHCVGCHINGGNIVRRGKTLKKKALKKYGMDSLEAISSIVTNGKNNMSAYKDRLTAEQIQDVAAYVLEQSAKDWR is encoded by the coding sequence ATGAAAAAGCAATTAAACAAACTCATAAAGTTGCTATTGATTACTTGTTTAAGCTTGACAAGTATTTTCACATCTTCTGCTCATGCAGCAGATTTAGTTAATGGCGCACAAATATTCGAGGTTCATTGTGTGGGCTGTCATATTAACGGTGGTAATATTGTCAGGCGTGGTAAGACCTTAAAGAAAAAAGCTCTCAAGAAATATGGTATGGATTCTCTAGAGGCAATATCATCCATTGTCACCAATGGTAAAAATAATATGTCAGCTTATAAAGACCGCCTCACTGCAGAGCAAATACAAGATGTTGCGGCTTATGTTTTAGAGCAATCTGCAAAAGACTGGCGTTAA